From the Musa acuminata AAA Group cultivar baxijiao chromosome BXJ3-7, Cavendish_Baxijiao_AAA, whole genome shotgun sequence genome, one window contains:
- the LOC135642419 gene encoding ubiquitin-like protein ATG12 isoform X2 yields MIKTMTYLLPCYITELGVLSKNIFQISGSDKFSKVIEFLRRQLHRDTLFVYINSAFSPNPDELVIDLYNNFGFDGKLVVNYASSMAWG; encoded by the exons ATGATCAAGACAATGACCTATTTGCTTCCTTGCTACATCACAGAGCTGGGAGTTTTATCCAAAAACATATTCCAG ATTTCTGGAAGTGACAAATTCTCAAAGGTTATTGAATTTCTTCGTCGGCAACTTCATCGGGATACTTTG TTTGTTTATATCAACAGCGCCTTCTCTCCAAACCCTGATGAATTGGTGATTGATCTCTACAAT AACTTTGGATTTGATGGTAAGCTGGTCGTTAACTATGCTTCTTCCATGGCATGGGGCTGA
- the LOC135642419 gene encoding ubiquitin-like protein ATG12 isoform X1: MAAESPTAERKVVVHLRATGDAPILKQAKFKISGSDKFSKVIEFLRRQLHRDTLFVYINSAFSPNPDELVIDLYNNFGFDGKLVVNYASSMAWG; the protein is encoded by the exons ATGGCGGCTGAATCACCCACCGCTGAACGAAAAG TGGTCGTTCACCTGAGGGCTACCGGTGATGCTCCTATTCTCAAGCAAGCAAAGTTCAAG ATTTCTGGAAGTGACAAATTCTCAAAGGTTATTGAATTTCTTCGTCGGCAACTTCATCGGGATACTTTG TTTGTTTATATCAACAGCGCCTTCTCTCCAAACCCTGATGAATTGGTGATTGATCTCTACAAT AACTTTGGATTTGATGGTAAGCTGGTCGTTAACTATGCTTCTTCCATGGCATGGGGCTGA
- the LOC135642419 gene encoding uncharacterized protein LOC135642419 isoform X3, translated as MAAESPTAERKVVVHLRATGDAPILKQAKFKSWEFYPKTYSRFLEVTNSQRLLNFFVGNFIGILCLFISTAPSLQTLMNW; from the exons ATGGCGGCTGAATCACCCACCGCTGAACGAAAAG TGGTCGTTCACCTGAGGGCTACCGGTGATGCTCCTATTCTCAAGCAAGCAAAGTTCAAG AGCTGGGAGTTTTATCCAAAAACATATTCCAG ATTTCTGGAAGTGACAAATTCTCAAAGGTTATTGAATTTCTTCGTCGGCAACTTCATCGGGATACTTTG TTTGTTTATATCAACAGCGCCTTCTCTCCAAACCCTGATGAATTGGTGA
- the LOC103991469 gene encoding protein disulfide isomerase-like 2-3 isoform X1 — translation MLVALLFFSALLCIGAPANALYSPSSPVVQLNPSNFKSKVLNSNGVVLVEFFAPWCGHCQALTPTWEKAATVLKGVATIAALDADAHKSLAQEYGIKGFPTIKVFSPGKPPVDYQGARDVKPIAEFALQQVKALLKERLSGKASGDSSEKSEPSASVVLTSQNFDELVIKSKDVWIVEFFAPWCGHCKKLAPEWKKAANNLKGKVKLGHVDCDAEKQSLMSRFNVQGFPTILVFGLDKSSPYPYEGARTALAIEAYGLEQLEANIAPTEVSELTGPDVMEDKCASAAICFVAFLPDILDSKAEGRNKYLEHLLSIAEKFKRSPYSFVWSAAGKQADLENHVGVGGYGYPALVALNVKKGIYAPLKSAFENDQIIEFIKEAGRGGKGNLPLQNTPTIVKIEPWDGNDGEIIEEDEFSLDELMGEDKSAKDEL, via the exons atgttggttgctctcctcttcttctccgctCTCCTTTGCATCGGCGCCCCGGCGAATGCCCTATACTCGCCCTCTTCCCCCGTCGTCCAACTCAATCCCTCCAACTTCAAATCCAAG GTCTTAAACTCGAACGGGGTCGTGCTGGTGGAGTTCTTTGCTCCCTGGTGCGGCCACTGTCAAGCTCTGACCCCAACATGGGAGAAAGCAGCCACCGTCCTTAAAGGTGTCGCCACCATCGCCGCTCTTGATGCCGATGCTCACAAGTCCCTCGCTCAG GAATATGGAATCAAAGGATTTCCTACGATCAAGGTATTCTCACCTGGCAAACCCCCAGTAGATTATCAAGGAGCACGGGATGTAAAGCCTATTGCAGAGTTTGCTCTCCAGCAG GTTAAAGCACTTCTTAAAGAACGATTGAGTGGCAAGGCATCTGGGGATTCAAGTGAAAAATCTGAACCAAGTGCTTCAGTTGTATTGACTTCTCAAAACTTTGATGAGCTTGTCATCAAAAGTAAAGACGTGTGGATTGTGGAGTTCTTTGCACCATG GTGTGGACACTGCAAAAAACTAGCACCAGAGTGGAAGAAAGCTGCAAATAACCTGAAGGGGAAGGTTAAGTTGGGCCATGTTGATTGTGATGCTGAAAAG CAGTCCTTGATGAGCAGGTTCAATGTACAAGGCTTTCCAACCATCTTGGTATTTGGTCTTGATAAGAGCAGCCCCTATCCTTATGAGGGTGCTAGAACTGCTTTAGCCATTGAGGCATATGGATTGGAACAGCTGGAAGCCAATATTGCTCCTACTGAAGTGTCTGAGTTGACAGGCCCG GATGTGATGGAAGATAAGTGTGCTTCAGCGGCTATATGTTTTGTAGCTTTCCTCCCTGACATCTTGGATTCAAAGGCAGAGGGAAGAAATAAATACCTCGAACATCTCTTATCAATTGCTGAGAAATTCAAAAGGAGTCCTTACAG ctTTGTTTGGTCAGCTGCTGGCAAGCAGGCGGATCTTGAGAACCATGTTGGCGTTGGTGGTTATGGTTACCCAGCTTTGGTAGCTTTGAATGTAAAGAAGGGTATTTATGCTCCACTCAAAAGTGCCTTTGAAAATGATCAGATCAT CGAGTTCATCAAAGAAGCAGGTCGTGGTGGAAAGGGGAACCTGCCACTTCAAAACACCCCGACTATTGTTAAAATTGAACCATGGGATGGTAACGATGGTGAGATCATCGAGGAGGATGAATTTTCTCTTGATGAGCTCATGGGTGAAGATAAATCAGCTAAAGATGAGCTATAA
- the LOC103991469 gene encoding protein disulfide isomerase-like 2-3 isoform X2, whose translation MLVALLFFSALLCIGAPANALYSPSSPVVQLNPSNFKSKVLNSNGVVLVEFFAPWCGHCQALTPTWEKAATVLKGVATIAALDADAHKSLAQEYGIKGFPTIKVFSPGKPPVDYQGARDVKPIAEFALQQVKALLKERLSGKASGDSSEKSEPSASVVLTSQNFDELVIKSKDVWIVEFFAPWCGHCKKLAPEWKKAANNLKGKVKLGHVDCDAEKSLMSRFNVQGFPTILVFGLDKSSPYPYEGARTALAIEAYGLEQLEANIAPTEVSELTGPDVMEDKCASAAICFVAFLPDILDSKAEGRNKYLEHLLSIAEKFKRSPYSFVWSAAGKQADLENHVGVGGYGYPALVALNVKKGIYAPLKSAFENDQIIEFIKEAGRGGKGNLPLQNTPTIVKIEPWDGNDGEIIEEDEFSLDELMGEDKSAKDEL comes from the exons atgttggttgctctcctcttcttctccgctCTCCTTTGCATCGGCGCCCCGGCGAATGCCCTATACTCGCCCTCTTCCCCCGTCGTCCAACTCAATCCCTCCAACTTCAAATCCAAG GTCTTAAACTCGAACGGGGTCGTGCTGGTGGAGTTCTTTGCTCCCTGGTGCGGCCACTGTCAAGCTCTGACCCCAACATGGGAGAAAGCAGCCACCGTCCTTAAAGGTGTCGCCACCATCGCCGCTCTTGATGCCGATGCTCACAAGTCCCTCGCTCAG GAATATGGAATCAAAGGATTTCCTACGATCAAGGTATTCTCACCTGGCAAACCCCCAGTAGATTATCAAGGAGCACGGGATGTAAAGCCTATTGCAGAGTTTGCTCTCCAGCAG GTTAAAGCACTTCTTAAAGAACGATTGAGTGGCAAGGCATCTGGGGATTCAAGTGAAAAATCTGAACCAAGTGCTTCAGTTGTATTGACTTCTCAAAACTTTGATGAGCTTGTCATCAAAAGTAAAGACGTGTGGATTGTGGAGTTCTTTGCACCATG GTGTGGACACTGCAAAAAACTAGCACCAGAGTGGAAGAAAGCTGCAAATAACCTGAAGGGGAAGGTTAAGTTGGGCCATGTTGATTGTGATGCTGAAAAG TCCTTGATGAGCAGGTTCAATGTACAAGGCTTTCCAACCATCTTGGTATTTGGTCTTGATAAGAGCAGCCCCTATCCTTATGAGGGTGCTAGAACTGCTTTAGCCATTGAGGCATATGGATTGGAACAGCTGGAAGCCAATATTGCTCCTACTGAAGTGTCTGAGTTGACAGGCCCG GATGTGATGGAAGATAAGTGTGCTTCAGCGGCTATATGTTTTGTAGCTTTCCTCCCTGACATCTTGGATTCAAAGGCAGAGGGAAGAAATAAATACCTCGAACATCTCTTATCAATTGCTGAGAAATTCAAAAGGAGTCCTTACAG ctTTGTTTGGTCAGCTGCTGGCAAGCAGGCGGATCTTGAGAACCATGTTGGCGTTGGTGGTTATGGTTACCCAGCTTTGGTAGCTTTGAATGTAAAGAAGGGTATTTATGCTCCACTCAAAAGTGCCTTTGAAAATGATCAGATCAT CGAGTTCATCAAAGAAGCAGGTCGTGGTGGAAAGGGGAACCTGCCACTTCAAAACACCCCGACTATTGTTAAAATTGAACCATGGGATGGTAACGATGGTGAGATCATCGAGGAGGATGAATTTTCTCTTGATGAGCTCATGGGTGAAGATAAATCAGCTAAAGATGAGCTATAA